One part of the Salvelinus fontinalis isolate EN_2023a chromosome 4, ASM2944872v1, whole genome shotgun sequence genome encodes these proteins:
- the LOC129853321 gene encoding collagen alpha-1(I) chain-like has product MGAPGVTGMIGAQGVNGSRGEAGPDGPVGRRGPPGPIGLSGQRGSPGLRGIQGHPGMYGLPGQKGDIGEVGALGMKGLPGLEGPMGTAEIPGLKGAPGGTGFRGIDGDKGDAGPKGDRGSVGASGILGRQGERGQSGLSGLPGVRGQAGPQGILGEDGEVGLQGVVGKEGSKGHRGTPGHNGKSGPKGPRGRTGQPGLFGIPGIPVREQYSFSYEYYLTDNP; this is encoded by the exons ATG GGGGCCCCAGGTGTGACTGGTATGATTGGAGCACAGGGGGTGAACGGCTCAAGG GGAGAAGCAGGGCCAGATGGACCAGTTGGCCGTAGAGGGCCCCCA GGTCCCATAGGATTGTCAGGACAGAGAGGCTCTCCTGGACTTCGAGGAATCCAA GGACATCCAGGGATGTATGGTCTTCCAGGTCAAAAAGGTGACATA GGTGAAGTCGGGGCATTGGGCATGAAGGGTTTACCAGGCCTTGAAGGGCCCATG GGGACTGCTGAAATTCCAGGTCTGAAGGGGGCTCCAGGTGGCACA GGCTTCAGAGGAATAGATGGAGACAAAGGAGATGCTGGACCCAAAGGAGACAGG GGTTCTGTTGGTGCGTCAGGGATCCTAGGCCGTCAGGGTGAGAGGGGTCAGAGTGGCCTCTCAGGCCTTCCTGGTGTCAGAGGTCAAGCTGGCCCCCAAGGCATTCTG GGTGAAGACGGAGAGGTCGGCCTCCAGGGAGTGGTTGGAAAGGAGGGGTCAAAG GGCCACAGGGGAACTCCAGGCCATAATGGGAAATCAGGACCTAAAGGACCCAGG GGTCGTACTGGACAGCCTGGTCTTTTTGGTATACCTGGAATCCCGGTAAGAGAACAGTATTCATTCTCATATGAATATTACTTGACAGACAATCCTTGA